A region from the Branchiostoma floridae strain S238N-H82 chromosome 9, Bfl_VNyyK, whole genome shotgun sequence genome encodes:
- the LOC118422537 gene encoding protein OSCP1-like, with protein MSLRTLPLLFINLGGEMMYILDQRLRAQNIPPDKAKKVLHDIVGTMFNRRFMDELFKPQEAYSKKAMRTVFDRLAHASIMRLNSASMDKLYDLMTMAFKYQVSLCLRPSDIMLVTLNHMDALRTFVEEAPAIKAQVDNVFRLLITNYSELSQGEFHLIRQTLLGFFQDMHIRVSIFLKDKVQNTNGRFVLPCSGPLPFGAEIPGTIRLYNADGNMSKSVNFPSGGTYSGPVKEGSTEIRGDRVTKLGTNMYSLSRPVEASLPRSKVTAAPSDLESNNPDPVAKAELNLLAHLMGGIKESKAGQKSEFRLNLFSTDEEEEQAAAMRPPDESYNVVNIDASKKQQSEELSKIMGDFHIESSEANADDDLLELMDSAY; from the exons ATGTCACTCCGAACCCTCCCGCTCCTCTTCATCAACCTGGGCGGGGAAATGATGTACATTTTGGACCAAAGACTGCGGGCCCAGAACATTCCACCGGACAAAGCCAAGAAAG TTCTTCACGACATTGTCGGGACCATGTTCAACCGGCGCTTCATGGACGAACTCTTCAAACCGCAGGAGGCATATTCCAAGAAGGCGATGCGGACGGTGTTTGACAGACTTGCTCATGCGTCCATTATGAGGCTTAACTCGGCCAGCATGGATAAG TTGTACGACTTGATGACCATGGCCTTCAAGTACCAAGTGTCGCTGTGCCTGCGACCTTCGGACATCATGCTGGTGACCTTGAACCACATGGATGCCCTGAGAACCTTTGTTGAGGAGGCGCCGGCCATCAAGGCACAAGTGGACAATGTCTTCAGACTACTTATCACT AATTACAGTGAGCTGTCTCAAGGGGAATTCCACCTGATTCGTCAGACCCTGTTGGGATTTTTCCAGGACATGCATATCAGG GTGTCCATTTTCCTGAAGGACAAGGTACAGAATACCAACGGGCGCTTTGTCCTGCCCTGCAGCGGACCACTTCCTTTCGGCGCTGAAATTCCTGGCACAATAAG ATTGTACAATGCAGACGGAAACATGAGCAAAAGTGTGAACTTCCCCAGTGGAGGGACATACAGCGGGCCTGTGAAGGAGGGCTCCACAGAAATAAGGGGAGATAGAGTCACGAAACTAGGAACCAACAT GTACAGTTTATCCAGACCAGTTGAGGCCAGTCTACCTAGAAGCAAGGTGACGGCAGCGCCATCAGATTTG GAGAGCAACAATCCTGACCCTGTAGCAAAAGCAGAGCTGAACCTTCTGGCTCACCTGATGGGTGGCATCAAGGAATCCAAGGCGGGGCAGAAGAGCGAGTTTAGACTCAACCTCTTCAGCACAGACGAAGAAGAAGA ACAAGCAGCTGCAATGAGACCACCAGACGAGTCCTACAATGTTGTCAACATTGATGCTTCTAAG AAGCAACAAAGTGAAGAGCTTAGCAAGATCATGGGAGATTTCCACATTGAGTCTTCTGAAGCAAATGCTGATGACGACCTTCTAGAACTGATGGACAGTGCATATTAA
- the LOC118422531 gene encoding tripartite motif-containing protein 3-like has translation MAAATSSLGKEIQEELSCSICLELFTRPKMLPCQHTFCEDCLQDHVGVQIAFQCPTCELQVKVPSQGITGLPDNNLVTILCGRLRKQGAAPAETRKQPQSGNRCSFHPTEELRLYCKQCQVPVCNECLDETHSDHSTITIKKASQEKRAPIQALINEGRNILETYRSSLQGINDTEKTLQEQKQQTEKSITTLYNQMALALLKGKDNLLDEVEQNHSQNIAVLQNERDRISTDVDELSAACDRAEQAWRGGLEFLAQETTLTDILGKYRAKGTPAPVQAQLAVTVFQPTDAAVPVLGHVMVQSPPSAPSSIPAAPPTSNNAAARVIGRRHSSQNGVQAKKVSFGRKRSDIENISLLTSLASADDDVASEGTGHHHGNQHQRQQQVKKVSFTTSDDEVISGQNHDLHTEHQDQSLTFGGKGPEAENLDLPSGVVVSEEGEVFVGDYKDQKVKVFTLEGTFVRQFPTVVQDGKKMEPHDVAMDEVGNLWVAGSTTSAELAVQYTKRGRLLSTISLQKTGQVRGVAVDSKRNHILVTQATREVDKSNGVVQVFSPDGTLLRTVGGKPAASWQQGLKVPQFIAVDGEGNILVSDCHSHLIFVYGAEGQFLFKFGGEGSSKGQLKSPQGICTDSSGNIIVADRKNSRVELYDQTGTFVRHIATGLRWPWAVAMATQGQIVVTNADKSTVTIFQSAELN, from the coding sequence ATGGCAGCTGCAACGTCAAGTCTGGGGAAGGAGATTCAAGAGGAACtgtcctgcagcatctgcctggagctgttcaccaggcccaagatgctgccctgtcagcacaccttctgtgaGGACTGCCTTCAAGACCATGTAGGGGTTCAAATTGCCTTCCAGTGTCCAACCTGCGAGCTACAGGTCAAAGTACCATCCCAGGGGATCACAGGCTTACCTGACAACAACCTGGTCACTATTCTGTGTGGGAGACTGCGGAAACAGGGGGCAGCACCTGCGGAAACAAGGAAGCAGccccagtctggaaacaggtgcagcttCCACCCTACTGAAGAACTGAGGCTGTACTGTAAGCAGTGCCAGGTGCCAGTCTGTAACGAGTGTTTGGATGAAACCCACAGTGACCACAGCACCATCACCATCAAGAAGGCCTCACAGGAGAAGAGGGCTCCAATCCAGGCACTCATCAACGAGGGGAGGAACATCCTAGAAACGTATCGCAGTTCCCTCCAAGGGATCAATGACACAGAGAAAACCCTACAGGAACAGAAGCAGCAGACGGAGAAGAGCATTACAACACTGTACAACCAAATGGCACTCGCACTGCTGAAGGGGAAAGACAACCTACTGGATGAGGTGGAACAAAACCACAGCCAAAACATAGCCGTGTTACAGAATGAACGGGACAGGATCTCAACCGACGTGgatgaactgtctgctgcctgtGACAGGGCGGAGCAGGCCTGGAGAGGTGGGCTGGAGTTTCTGGCCCAGGAGACGACTCTGACAGACATCTTAGGGAAGTACAGAGCAAAGGGGACGCCAGCTCCGGTACAAGCACAACTTGCCGTGACAGTGTTTCAGCCCACTGATGCAGCAGTGCCGGTTCTGGGACATGTGATGGTCCAGTCTCCCCCATCTGCACCAAGCTCCATCCCCGCAGCACCACCTACATCCAACAATGCTGCAGCCAGGGTCATAGGTCGTCGCCATAGCAGTCAAAATGGGGTTCAGGCAAAGAAAGTGTCCTTTGGCAGAAAGAGATCAGATATAGAGAATATCTCCCTTCTGACCAGCCTGGCTTCTGCAGATGATGATGTTGCATCAGAGGGcacaggtcatcaccatggcaaccaacaCCAAAGACAGCAGCAGGTGAAGAAAGTATCATTTACAACATCAGATGATGAAGTTATCTCAGGTCAGAACCATGACCTTCACACAGAGCATCAGGATCAGAGCCTGACGTTTGGAGGAAAAGGACCAGAGGCAGAAAACCTCGACCTTCCCAGCGGAGTTGTGGTATCAGAGGAAGGTGAAGTTTTTGTGGGAGACTACAAAGACCAGAAAGTCAAAGTCTTCACACTTGAAGGAACATTTGTCCGCCAATTTCCAACAGTCGTGCAAGACGGGAAGAAGATGGAGCCCCACGATGTGGCCATGGATGAAGTGGGTAACCTGTGGGTGGCTGGGAGCACAACCTCGGCAGAGCTGGCTGTACAGTACACCAAGCGGGGGCGACTACTGAGCACGATCAGCCTACAGAAGACAGGACAGGTGAGAGGGGTCGCTGTAGACAGCAAAAGGAACCACATCCTTGTTACACAAGCCACACGGGAAGTTGACAAATCTAATGGCGTAGTGCAGGTGTTCAGCCCAGATGGAACACTTCTGAGAACTGTGGGGGGAAAGCCAGCTGCCTCGTGGCAACAAGGACTGAAGGTTCCACAGTTCATCGCGGTcgacggggaagggaacattctcgTGTCCGACTGCCACAGTCACCTCATCTTTGTGTACGGCGCAGAGGGACAGTTCCTGTTCAagtttggaggtgagggaagCAGCAAAGGTCAGCTGAAAAGTCCACAGGGCATCTGTACGGACAGCTCGGGCAACATCATTGTTGCTGACAGGAAGAACAGTCGTGTGGAGCTGTACGACCAGACAGGCACGTTTGTCAGGCACATCGCTACGGGCTTGAGGTGGCCttgggctgttgccatggcaacacagggACAAATTGTTGTGACCAATGCAGACAAAAGTACTGTCACCATATTTCAATCAGctgaactgaattga
- the LOC118422536 gene encoding 24-hydroxycholesterol 7-alpha-hydroxylase-like isoform X2, whose translation MATTIGEHSPGDELYNAFKYMILFSLCFAFFSWRNIVKKGRPPCMDGWIPWFGCAIDFGKAPLDFIEETKRKLGPVFTIVAAGRWMTFVTEPEDITTFFQSPNLDFQKAVQDPVSHTASVSTESFFQHHTKIHDTIKGRLAPANLHSFCSNLWGEFKQQLEQLEHHGKDDLNTLVRRCMFAAVVNNLFGAENVPTDKDRIQEFSDIFVKYDADFEYGSQLPPFFLREWAESKKWLLSLFSRSIANMERKETESQTLLQSLTKMVDRPHAPNYALLMLWASQANAVPMSFWVLAMILSNEDVHAAVKKEVQDNLGSPGDEPITEEDLKKLPLLKRCIMETIRLRSPGVITRAVDKPLRIRKYIVPKGHLLMMSPYWAHRNPNFFPEPDKFLPDRWLDADLEKNLFLDGFVGFGGGRYQCPGRWFALMEMQMLLAMMIQMFDFKLLGEVPKESPLHVVGTQQPVGPCPVEWTKI comes from the exons ATGGCGACGACCATCGGTGAACATTCGCCGGGCGACGAACTTTACAACGCTTTCAAGTACATGATCTTGTTCTCTTTGTGTTTTGCCTTCTTCTCATGGAGGAACATTGTGAAGAAGGGCCGTCCCCCGTGTATGGACGGCTGGATCCCGTGGTTCGGCTGCGCCATCGACTTCGGAAAAGCCCCTCTTGACTTCATCGAAGAGACAAAGCGGAAG CTGGGTCCAGTGTTCACCATAGTTGCAGCAGGGAGGTGGATGACATTTGTCACAGAACCAGAAGACATCACCACCTTCTTCCAGTCCCCAAACCTGGACTTCCAGAAAGCTGTACAGGATCCAGTCTCACACACAG CCTCAGTGAGTACAGAGTCGTTCTTTCAGCACCACACAAAGATCCACGACACGATAAAAGGGCGCCTGGCGCCCGCAAACCTGCACAGCTTCTGTTCCAACCTGTGGGGGGAGTTCAAGCAACAGTTGGAACAGCTGGAGCATCATGGGAAGGATGACCTCAACACACTAGTGAGGAG GTGCATGTTTGCTGCAGTAGTCAACAACCTGTTTGGTGCAGAAAACGTGCCCACAGACAAGGACAGGATACAGGAGTTCTCTGATATCTTTGTCAAGTATGATGCTGACTTTGAGTATGGGTCTCAACTGCCACCATTTTTCTTAAG GGAATGGGCAGAGTCCAAAAAGTGGCTGTTGTCACTTTTTTCAAGATCAATAGCTAATATGGAGAGAAAGGAAACAGAATCTCAA ACTTTGCTGCAGTCTTTGACCAAAATGGTGGACAGGCCCCATGCACCTAACTATGCACTCCTGATGCTGTGGGCCTCACAGGCTAATGCTGTACCT ATGAGCTTCTGGGTGTTGGCCATGATCCTGTCCAATGAGGATGTCCATGCTGCTGTTAAGAAGGAGGTGCAGGACAATCTTGGATCACCAG GTGATGAACCAATCACTGAGGAGGATCTGAAGAAGCTGCCCCTGCTGAAGCGCTGCATCATGGAGACCATCCGCCTCAGGTCACCTGGGGTCATCACCAGGGCTGTGGACAAACCACTGAGGATCAGG AAATACATCGTACCTAAGGGGCACCTCCTGATGATGTCACCCTACTGGGCTCATCGCAACCCTAACTTCTTCCCTGAACCTGACAAGTTCCTCCCT GACCGCTGGCTTGACGCTGACCTGGAGAAGAATCTGTTTCTGGATGGGTTTGTTGGCTTTGGTGGTGGAAGATACCAATGTCCTGGGAG ATGGTTTGCCTTGATGGAAATGCAGATGCTTCTGGCCATGATGATTCAGATGTTTGACTTCAAGCTGCTAGGAGAAGTCCCTAAAGAG AGCCCGCTGCACGTTGTTGGTACCCAGCAGCCTGTAGGGCCCTGTCCTGTGGAGTGGACCAAGATATAA
- the LOC118422536 gene encoding 24-hydroxycholesterol 7-alpha-hydroxylase-like isoform X1 produces MKLIITNIICDFRSQLGPVFTIVAAGRWMTFVTEPEDITTFFQSPNLDFQKAVQDPVSHTASVSTESFFQHHTKIHDTIKGRLAPANLHSFCSNLWGEFKQQLEQLEHHGKDDLNTLVRRCMFAAVVNNLFGAENVPTDKDRIQEFSDIFVKYDADFEYGSQLPPFFLREWAESKKWLLSLFSRSIANMERKETESQTLLQSLTKMVDRPHAPNYALLMLWASQANAVPMSFWVLAMILSNEDVHAAVKKEVQDNLGSPGDEPITEEDLKKLPLLKRCIMETIRLRSPGVITRAVDKPLRIRKYIVPKGHLLMMSPYWAHRNPNFFPEPDKFLPDRWLDADLEKNLFLDGFVGFGGGRYQCPGRWFALMEMQMLLAMMIQMFDFKLLGEVPKESPLHVVGTQQPVGPCPVEWTKI; encoded by the exons ATGAAACTTATCATAACTAACATAATTTGTGATTTTAGAAGTCAG CTGGGTCCAGTGTTCACCATAGTTGCAGCAGGGAGGTGGATGACATTTGTCACAGAACCAGAAGACATCACCACCTTCTTCCAGTCCCCAAACCTGGACTTCCAGAAAGCTGTACAGGATCCAGTCTCACACACAG CCTCAGTGAGTACAGAGTCGTTCTTTCAGCACCACACAAAGATCCACGACACGATAAAAGGGCGCCTGGCGCCCGCAAACCTGCACAGCTTCTGTTCCAACCTGTGGGGGGAGTTCAAGCAACAGTTGGAACAGCTGGAGCATCATGGGAAGGATGACCTCAACACACTAGTGAGGAG GTGCATGTTTGCTGCAGTAGTCAACAACCTGTTTGGTGCAGAAAACGTGCCCACAGACAAGGACAGGATACAGGAGTTCTCTGATATCTTTGTCAAGTATGATGCTGACTTTGAGTATGGGTCTCAACTGCCACCATTTTTCTTAAG GGAATGGGCAGAGTCCAAAAAGTGGCTGTTGTCACTTTTTTCAAGATCAATAGCTAATATGGAGAGAAAGGAAACAGAATCTCAA ACTTTGCTGCAGTCTTTGACCAAAATGGTGGACAGGCCCCATGCACCTAACTATGCACTCCTGATGCTGTGGGCCTCACAGGCTAATGCTGTACCT ATGAGCTTCTGGGTGTTGGCCATGATCCTGTCCAATGAGGATGTCCATGCTGCTGTTAAGAAGGAGGTGCAGGACAATCTTGGATCACCAG GTGATGAACCAATCACTGAGGAGGATCTGAAGAAGCTGCCCCTGCTGAAGCGCTGCATCATGGAGACCATCCGCCTCAGGTCACCTGGGGTCATCACCAGGGCTGTGGACAAACCACTGAGGATCAGG AAATACATCGTACCTAAGGGGCACCTCCTGATGATGTCACCCTACTGGGCTCATCGCAACCCTAACTTCTTCCCTGAACCTGACAAGTTCCTCCCT GACCGCTGGCTTGACGCTGACCTGGAGAAGAATCTGTTTCTGGATGGGTTTGTTGGCTTTGGTGGTGGAAGATACCAATGTCCTGGGAG ATGGTTTGCCTTGATGGAAATGCAGATGCTTCTGGCCATGATGATTCAGATGTTTGACTTCAAGCTGCTAGGAGAAGTCCCTAAAGAG AGCCCGCTGCACGTTGTTGGTACCCAGCAGCCTGTAGGGCCCTGTCCTGTGGAGTGGACCAAGATATAA